A single region of the Marinobacter nanhaiticus D15-8W genome encodes:
- the pcnB gene encoding polynucleotide adenylyltransferase PcnB, which yields MPGKGQKKQPPTYQRQVIPRDQHTVSRSLISDNAKKVLSRLNGAGFEAYMVGGGVRDILLDGRPKDFDVATNATPEEVRDLFRNSRLIGRRFRIVHVLFGREVIEVTTFRGNTAEADEDSEDDRRASEHGLLLRDNVYGTMEEDALRRDFTVNALYYNLQDFSVIDFTGGVDDLRARRLTMIGDAETRYREDPVRMLRAIRFAAKLDFDLAPDTAAPIRELAPLLTHVPAARLFDEVLKLFCAGFGATTYDLLQEYHLFAALFPATAAALEQGESDEVIRQALENTDQRIRQGKSVTPYFLYAALMWPALQAEWKRRQNAGEPVQPALHQSIAQVIGQQVQATAIPRRFSGPMKEIWELQMRLPRRNGKRAFVTLEHPRFRAAYDFLLVREAAGEDTEDLGPWWTDFQQADEKGREKMLNELGPTGPRNRRRKRRKKPQPKA from the coding sequence ATGCCTGGGAAAGGCCAAAAAAAACAACCACCCACCTACCAACGCCAGGTCATTCCCCGCGACCAGCATACCGTCTCTCGTTCGCTGATCAGCGATAACGCCAAGAAGGTACTTAGCCGGCTGAATGGCGCGGGCTTCGAAGCCTACATGGTAGGCGGCGGCGTTCGGGATATCCTGCTCGACGGGCGGCCCAAGGATTTCGATGTGGCGACCAATGCCACACCGGAAGAAGTGCGCGACCTGTTCCGCAACTCGCGCCTGATCGGTCGCCGCTTCCGCATCGTGCACGTCCTGTTTGGCCGCGAGGTCATTGAGGTCACCACCTTCCGCGGCAATACCGCCGAAGCGGACGAGGACTCCGAGGACGATCGTCGCGCAAGCGAACACGGCCTACTCCTGCGGGACAATGTCTACGGCACCATGGAAGAGGATGCCCTACGTCGCGACTTCACCGTCAACGCGCTCTACTATAACCTGCAGGATTTCAGCGTCATCGACTTCACCGGCGGGGTGGACGATCTACGTGCCCGTCGACTGACGATGATCGGCGACGCCGAAACCCGCTACCGTGAAGACCCGGTGCGCATGCTGCGGGCGATCCGTTTTGCCGCCAAGCTCGACTTCGACCTGGCACCGGATACCGCCGCTCCGATCCGCGAACTGGCACCCTTGCTGACACACGTGCCAGCGGCACGCCTGTTCGACGAGGTGCTCAAGCTGTTCTGTGCCGGATTCGGCGCCACAACCTACGACCTTTTACAGGAATATCATCTATTTGCGGCGCTATTCCCCGCGACTGCGGCCGCACTGGAGCAGGGCGAGTCCGACGAGGTAATCCGACAGGCGCTGGAAAACACCGACCAGCGCATCCGCCAAGGCAAGTCGGTAACCCCTTATTTCCTGTATGCCGCGCTAATGTGGCCAGCCCTTCAAGCCGAATGGAAACGCCGCCAGAACGCTGGTGAACCGGTCCAGCCCGCTCTGCACCAGTCCATTGCCCAGGTGATTGGCCAGCAGGTCCAGGCCACCGCCATCCCCCGCCGTTTCTCAGGCCCGATGAAGGAGATCTGGGAACTGCAGATGCGCCTGCCCCGTCGCAACGGCAAGCGCGCTTTCGTCACCCTGGAGCATCCGCGTTTCCGCGCCGCCTATGATTTCCTGCTAGTACGCGAAGCGGCCGGTGAAGATACTGAAGACCTCGGCCCATGGTGGACCGATTTCCAGCAGGCGGACGAAAAGGGACGGGAGAAGATGCTCAACGAGCTCGGCCCCACCGGCCCCCGCAACCGGCGCCGCAAGCGCCGTAAGAAGCCGCAACCGAAGGCATAG
- a CDS encoding sigma-54-dependent transcriptional regulator, which translates to MRRILIVEDEEIIRSALRKLLTHADYDVSDAGSVDEARSHYELDGFDLIISDLRLPGAAGTELIRLAPETPVLIMTSYASLRSAVDSMKMGAVEYIAKPFDHDEMLSTVEDILERTAPVAAASPADDTNQHEATDGDPSRIMFGQCTAMQSVFTLIRKVAPTETTVLINGESGTGKELAARALHQLSPRARQPLICVNCAAIPESLIESELFGHEKGAFTGAVSARTGLIEAADGGSLFLDEIGELPAEAQARLLRVLQESEIRKVGSTQSRKVDVRMIAATHRNLRAMTKTGEFREDLYYRLNVMQIRIPPLRERNGDILGLAKRFLQAQGQRMGKPDISLSPDAMRALELHRWPGNVRELENAIERATILSDDNMITPALLDLDPDASEVHIPAGLLEEDNPAPSPDPQSSNDLSLEDYFQHFVLENQDKMSETELAQKLGISRKSLWERRQRLGIPRKKSN; encoded by the coding sequence ATGCGTCGTATCCTGATCGTTGAAGACGAAGAGATCATCCGCTCGGCCCTGCGCAAGCTTTTGACCCATGCCGACTACGACGTGTCCGATGCCGGCTCGGTGGACGAAGCTCGCTCGCACTATGAGCTTGACGGTTTCGACCTCATCATTTCCGACCTGCGCCTGCCCGGTGCCGCCGGCACTGAACTGATCCGTCTCGCGCCGGAAACCCCGGTGCTGATCATGACCAGCTATGCCAGCCTGCGCTCGGCTGTAGATTCCATGAAGATGGGCGCGGTGGAATACATTGCCAAACCCTTCGACCACGACGAAATGCTGTCCACCGTCGAGGACATTCTCGAACGCACGGCACCGGTAGCCGCAGCCTCTCCCGCTGACGACACCAACCAGCACGAAGCCACTGACGGCGACCCGTCGCGCATCATGTTCGGCCAGTGCACAGCAATGCAGAGCGTCTTTACCCTGATCCGCAAGGTGGCACCGACGGAAACCACGGTACTGATCAATGGCGAATCCGGTACCGGTAAGGAACTGGCTGCCCGCGCCCTACACCAGTTGAGTCCGCGCGCGCGCCAGCCGCTCATCTGCGTCAACTGCGCAGCGATTCCCGAAAGCCTGATCGAATCAGAACTCTTCGGTCACGAGAAAGGGGCCTTTACCGGCGCGGTTTCGGCCCGTACCGGTCTGATAGAGGCCGCCGACGGTGGCAGCCTGTTCCTGGATGAGATTGGTGAACTGCCTGCCGAAGCCCAGGCCCGATTGCTCCGGGTGCTACAGGAAAGCGAGATCCGCAAGGTTGGCTCAACCCAAAGCCGCAAGGTGGACGTGCGCATGATTGCCGCCACCCACCGCAACTTGCGGGCCATGACCAAGACCGGCGAGTTCCGGGAGGACCTCTATTACCGGCTTAACGTCATGCAGATCCGTATCCCGCCGCTACGTGAACGCAACGGGGACATTCTGGGCCTGGCCAAACGTTTCCTTCAGGCCCAGGGCCAACGGATGGGCAAACCCGACATCAGCCTCAGCCCGGACGCCATGCGCGCCCTGGAACTCCACCGCTGGCCCGGCAACGTGCGGGAGCTGGAGAACGCCATCGAGCGCGCCACCATACTCAGCGATGACAATATGATCACGCCGGCGCTGCTGGACCTGGATCCCGATGCCAGTGAAGTACACATCCCCGCCGGCCTGCTGGAAGAGGACAACCCCGCCCCGTCGCCGGATCCGCAATCCTCCAACGACCTATCCCTGGAGGACTACTTCCAACATTTCGTGCTGGAAAACCAGGACAAGATGAGCGAAACGGAGCTCGCGCAGAAGCTGGGGATCAGCCGGAAATCCCTCTGGGAGCGACGCCAGCGCCTGGGTATCCCACGCAAGAAAAGCAACTGA
- a CDS encoding ATP-binding protein — MSFSLTTLILVSLAYLLLLFGLAHITERGLLPARWVRRPLVYVLSLGVYAGIWAVYGAVGMAEEFGFGFLAYYIGISGAFLLAPVLLNPILRIGRTYQLTSLADLFAFRYRSQWAGTLVTLLSGAAILSLLSMQIKAVADTASMLAPDASPQLIGILFSIAMVLFTVLFGARREQGSESHQGLVVAIAFDSLVKLAAMLLLGGVLLFSIFDGPAGLDLWLAHNIALSSPFGEQLDDGSWRALMLMSFAAALVLPHMYHMIFSENPSPQALAKASWGLPLYLLMLALPVPIILWGGMALDAPVEASYFAVGATFELGSPALTLLMYIAGLSAASGLVIVSTLALAGMVLNHVVLPLKPPRERSDIYGWLRWVKRMLVAAIILAALVFYEWVGSKLDFATLGILALAGVLQLLPGALGVIYWPEGNRKGLIAGLITGSGIWALTLVLPFSYTADLLTYFGLPMVDVSSSHIYAFASLTLNVCVFALVSLLTETSNEEDSAAQSCSLGALSRPQRRELLSGSSEEFKHQLAKPLGRAVAQREVDRALMQLRLPSVEYRPYQLRRLRDQIEVNLSGLMGPSVAQDIVKHHLGFKPQAGRGSGQDIHYIEKALGDYQSQLTGLAGELDNLRRHYRQTLQNLPIAACSIGDDGEILMWNHAMDEITGIAAEDVVGARLAALPEQWHEMLEDFVDGQEVHRYKHRLDIKGRPRWFNLHKSNLSGPDHPEGGSVVLVEDQTETRLLEDELMHSERLASVGRLAAGVAHEVGNPVTGISSLAQNLKLETDNPDILATADQIQQQTRRISRILQSLMNFARSGNHAPANRYEPVTLHRCIDESINLVSLSGKGRSLQYRNDCPGDLQVLGDEQRLVQVFVNLLANARDASPEGSLISISGKREAYSAIIEVVDEGAGIPADQLDHIFEPFYTTKAPNQGTGLGLSLVYSIVEEHYGHIQVESPATGTASENSAEGMAGTCVRLRLPAYEAETETLQDE; from the coding sequence ATGAGTTTTAGCCTCACCACGCTAATCCTGGTCAGCCTTGCCTACCTGCTCCTGCTTTTCGGACTGGCCCATATCACCGAGCGTGGCCTGCTCCCCGCGCGCTGGGTGCGTCGTCCGCTGGTCTATGTCCTGAGCCTGGGTGTCTATGCCGGTATCTGGGCGGTCTATGGCGCGGTGGGCATGGCCGAGGAATTCGGCTTTGGCTTCCTCGCCTACTACATCGGCATCAGCGGCGCCTTCCTGCTGGCGCCGGTACTCCTGAACCCGATCCTGCGCATCGGACGCACCTACCAGCTTACGTCCCTGGCCGACCTCTTCGCTTTCCGCTACCGCAGTCAGTGGGCTGGCACGCTGGTCACCCTTCTGTCCGGCGCGGCCATACTTTCGCTGCTGAGCATGCAGATCAAGGCGGTGGCCGACACCGCGTCCATGCTCGCTCCCGACGCTTCACCGCAATTGATCGGCATTCTCTTCAGTATCGCCATGGTGCTGTTCACCGTGCTGTTCGGTGCACGGCGGGAACAGGGGAGCGAGAGCCATCAGGGCCTGGTCGTGGCCATTGCCTTCGACTCCCTGGTCAAACTCGCAGCGATGCTACTACTCGGCGGCGTACTGCTGTTCTCGATCTTCGACGGGCCTGCGGGCCTAGACCTTTGGCTCGCACACAACATTGCCCTCTCCAGCCCGTTTGGCGAGCAACTGGATGACGGCAGCTGGCGGGCGCTTATGCTGATGTCCTTTGCCGCGGCACTGGTCCTGCCGCACATGTACCACATGATCTTCAGCGAAAACCCCAGCCCCCAGGCACTGGCCAAGGCCAGTTGGGGCCTGCCACTGTACCTGCTCATGCTGGCGCTACCGGTGCCGATTATCCTCTGGGGCGGCATGGCGCTCGACGCCCCGGTCGAGGCGAGCTATTTCGCGGTGGGAGCCACCTTCGAACTGGGCAGCCCGGCACTGACCCTTTTGATGTATATCGCCGGCCTGTCCGCGGCCAGCGGACTGGTCATCGTCAGCACCCTGGCCCTGGCCGGGATGGTCCTGAACCACGTGGTACTGCCGCTCAAGCCGCCCAGGGAACGTTCGGATATTTACGGCTGGCTACGCTGGGTCAAGCGGATGCTGGTAGCCGCAATCATCCTCGCCGCACTGGTTTTCTACGAGTGGGTCGGCTCCAAGCTCGATTTCGCCACCCTAGGCATTCTGGCCCTCGCCGGCGTACTGCAACTGCTCCCCGGCGCCCTGGGCGTCATCTACTGGCCTGAAGGCAACCGCAAGGGCCTGATCGCCGGATTGATCACCGGCTCCGGCATCTGGGCATTGACCCTGGTACTGCCCTTCTCCTACACGGCGGACTTGCTGACCTACTTTGGCCTGCCGATGGTGGACGTGTCCTCGTCGCACATCTATGCCTTCGCCAGCCTGACCTTGAACGTGTGTGTATTCGCCCTGGTATCGTTGCTGACGGAAACGTCCAACGAAGAAGACAGCGCCGCGCAATCATGCTCTCTCGGTGCCCTGTCACGCCCCCAGCGGCGGGAGCTGCTGTCTGGCTCTTCCGAGGAGTTCAAACACCAGTTGGCGAAGCCGCTGGGCCGGGCGGTCGCCCAGCGGGAAGTGGACCGCGCCCTCATGCAATTGCGCCTGCCCTCGGTGGAATACCGGCCCTACCAGTTGCGGCGCCTCCGAGACCAGATCGAAGTCAACCTGTCCGGCTTGATGGGGCCATCGGTCGCCCAGGACATCGTCAAGCATCACCTCGGTTTCAAACCCCAGGCAGGGCGTGGTTCGGGTCAGGACATCCACTACATCGAGAAAGCCCTGGGCGATTACCAAAGCCAACTGACGGGCCTTGCGGGCGAGCTGGATAACCTGCGGCGCCACTACCGCCAGACTCTGCAAAACCTGCCCATCGCCGCATGCTCCATCGGTGACGACGGCGAGATCCTGATGTGGAATCACGCCATGGATGAAATCACAGGCATTGCTGCAGAGGACGTGGTCGGCGCGCGGCTGGCCGCGCTACCGGAACAGTGGCATGAAATGCTGGAGGATTTCGTCGATGGCCAGGAAGTACACCGCTACAAGCACCGCCTGGATATCAAGGGGCGCCCGCGCTGGTTTAATCTCCATAAGTCCAACCTCAGCGGCCCGGACCACCCCGAAGGGGGCAGCGTGGTATTGGTTGAAGACCAGACCGAAACCCGCCTGCTGGAAGACGAGCTTATGCACAGCGAACGCCTGGCCTCAGTGGGTCGACTGGCGGCCGGTGTTGCCCATGAGGTTGGTAACCCCGTGACTGGCATCTCATCCCTTGCCCAGAACCTGAAGCTGGAAACCGACAATCCGGACATCCTGGCCACGGCCGATCAGATCCAGCAGCAAACCCGGCGCATCTCACGTATCCTGCAGTCGCTGATGAACTTCGCCCGCTCCGGTAACCACGCGCCGGCCAATCGCTATGAACCGGTGACCCTACATCGCTGCATCGACGAGTCGATCAACCTGGTCTCCCTCAGCGGCAAGGGACGAAGCCTGCAGTACCGCAACGATTGCCCTGGCGACCTGCAAGTGCTGGGTGACGAACAGCGTCTGGTGCAGGTATTCGTCAACCTGCTGGCCAACGCCCGGGATGCATCGCCGGAAGGCAGCCTTATCAGCATCAGTGGAAAGCGGGAAGCCTACTCCGCTATCATCGAAGTCGTTGACGAAGGGGCCGGCATTCCTGCGGACCAGCTCGACCATATCTTTGAGCCGTTCTATACCACCAAGGCGCCCAACCAGGGTACCGGCCTGGGGCTATCGCTGGTGTACAGTATCGTGGAAGAACATTACGGCCACATCCAGGTCGAGAGCCCCGCTACAGGGACAGCGTCCGAAAATTCGGCGGAAGGCATGGCGGGCACCTGCGTGCGGTTGCGACTGCCGGCCTACGAAGCCGAGACCGAAACCCTGCAAGACGAATGA
- the gluQRS gene encoding tRNA glutamyl-Q(34) synthetase GluQRS yields MSASYRGRFAPSPTGPLHFGSLVTGLASYLDARARDGGWLVRIEDLDPLRESEEAVTLILRSLEAHGLQGDEPVRFQSERHDAYEATVDKLLACHKAYRCICSRKELNEHDGQHPHHCLEYRHSPEHPHAIRLRLESRLESWTDRLLGAQNLKVCAELDDPVIKRKEGFYAYQLAVVVDDIDQGVTDIVRGSDLLETTPAQLQLYRLLGSEAPSYLHIPVIINTEGQKLSKQTHAPPLIDDQAGANLCRALEALGQQPPRYLSQESPERILAWGRDHWQPSQIPLTSAAMPDYA; encoded by the coding sequence ATGAGCGCATCCTATCGGGGCCGCTTTGCGCCCTCGCCTACCGGCCCCCTGCATTTCGGTTCGCTGGTGACCGGGCTGGCCAGCTATCTGGATGCCCGGGCCCGCGATGGCGGCTGGCTTGTGCGTATCGAGGATCTGGATCCGCTGCGCGAATCCGAAGAAGCGGTCACGTTGATCCTGCGGAGCCTTGAGGCCCACGGTTTGCAGGGGGATGAGCCTGTCCGCTTCCAGTCCGAACGGCACGACGCCTATGAGGCGACCGTCGACAAACTCCTGGCCTGCCACAAGGCCTATCGCTGCATCTGCTCGCGCAAGGAGCTGAATGAGCACGACGGGCAACATCCGCACCACTGTCTCGAGTACCGCCATTCACCGGAGCATCCCCACGCCATCCGGCTTCGCCTCGAAAGCCGCCTGGAATCCTGGACGGACCGACTGCTCGGAGCGCAAAACCTTAAGGTATGTGCCGAACTGGATGATCCGGTCATCAAACGCAAGGAAGGCTTCTATGCCTACCAGCTTGCCGTCGTGGTCGATGACATTGACCAGGGGGTTACGGATATCGTGCGCGGCTCGGATCTGCTGGAGACGACGCCGGCCCAGTTGCAACTCTATCGACTCTTGGGGTCTGAGGCTCCGAGCTATTTGCATATCCCGGTCATTATCAACACCGAGGGCCAGAAGCTGTCCAAGCAGACCCATGCCCCGCCGCTGATCGACGACCAGGCAGGAGCCAACCTCTGCCGGGCACTGGAAGCGCTCGGGCAACAGCCGCCGCGCTATCTGTCCCAGGAAAGTCCGGAAAGGATCCTGGCGTGGGGTCGCGACCACTGGCAGCCGTCGCAGATACCTCTCACTTCAGCCGCTATGCCGGATTATGCATGA
- the dksA gene encoding RNA polymerase-binding protein DksA, giving the protein MPNTEERARERFTNFTPYEMKKGEEYMSDDMLEHFRKLLLQWKQELMEEVDRTMHHMQEDAANYADPSDRATQEEEFSLELRTRDRERKLIKKIDKTIDRIDKDDYGFCDQCGVEIGTRRLEARPTATLCIDCKTLAEIRERQTGL; this is encoded by the coding sequence ATGCCGAATACCGAAGAAAGAGCCCGCGAGCGGTTCACGAACTTCACGCCCTACGAGATGAAGAAGGGCGAGGAGTACATGAGCGATGACATGCTGGAACACTTCCGCAAGCTCCTGCTCCAGTGGAAACAGGAATTGATGGAAGAAGTCGACCGCACCATGCACCACATGCAGGAAGATGCGGCCAACTATGCCGACCCCAGCGACCGGGCGACTCAGGAAGAGGAATTCAGTCTGGAACTGCGTACGCGAGACCGCGAACGTAAGCTGATCAAGAAGATCGACAAGACCATCGATCGCATCGACAAGGACGACTACGGCTTCTGCGACCAGTGCGGTGTGGAGATCGGTACACGCCGCCTCGAAGCGCGCCCCACAGCGACCCTGTGTATCGACTGCAAGACCCTGGCTGAGATTCGCGAGCGCCAGACCGGCCTCTGA
- the sfsA gene encoding DNA/RNA nuclease SfsA gives MQFPVPLVEGRLIKRYKRFLADVELADGSVVTAHCPNTGSMLGCNAPQSRVWLSESADPKRKLKFTWELVETGPEQLALINTARPNRQARAAIEAGLVPSLAGYGQVRSEVKYGSEKSRIDLHLSGHPEQPDAWVEVKNVTLCEDGKGFFPDAVTTRGQKHLRELQAQAAIGERAVLFFCVNHTAVSSVAPADHIDATYGSLLREAVAGGVEVMAWQAALSPEGLALVRELPVLTD, from the coding sequence ATGCAATTTCCCGTTCCCTTGGTGGAAGGACGACTGATCAAGCGCTACAAGCGATTCCTGGCGGATGTGGAGCTGGCGGATGGCTCGGTCGTCACAGCGCACTGTCCCAATACCGGCTCAATGCTGGGTTGTAACGCGCCGCAAAGCCGGGTCTGGCTGAGTGAGAGCGCCGACCCGAAGCGCAAACTCAAATTTACCTGGGAGCTGGTGGAGACCGGCCCGGAGCAGTTGGCGCTGATAAACACTGCTCGTCCCAATCGCCAGGCCCGGGCAGCAATCGAGGCGGGGCTGGTGCCGTCGCTGGCCGGGTATGGCCAGGTGCGTAGCGAAGTGAAGTACGGCAGCGAGAAGAGCCGTATCGATCTTCACCTGTCCGGTCACCCGGAACAGCCTGATGCCTGGGTTGAAGTGAAGAATGTCACCTTGTGTGAAGATGGCAAGGGTTTCTTCCCGGACGCGGTAACCACGCGCGGGCAAAAGCACTTGCGCGAGCTGCAGGCCCAGGCGGCCATCGGCGAGCGTGCGGTACTGTTCTTCTGCGTTAATCACACCGCGGTGTCATCAGTGGCGCCGGCGGACCATATCGATGCCACGTATGGTAGCCTGCTGCGTGAGGCTGTAGCTGGCGGTGTCGAAGTGATGGCCTGGCAGGCGGCGCTGAGTCCCGAGGGGCTCGCACTGGTTCGTGAACTGCCGGTGCTTACCGACTGA
- a CDS encoding Rieske (2Fe-2S) protein has translation MASDRTEAVNDSRSESHTITLRDDLAEHECRQFDLPGERSGFVICHRGDIYAYLNLCPHLGIELNWLPDRFMDPDNCFIQCATHGALFTVDDGHCIAGPCAGDHLFPLSLHRTGGLIRILAPDELSR, from the coding sequence TTGGCAAGTGACCGCACCGAAGCAGTGAACGACAGCAGATCCGAGAGTCACACCATTACACTCAGGGACGATCTGGCGGAGCACGAATGCCGCCAGTTTGACCTTCCCGGCGAGCGCAGCGGCTTCGTGATTTGCCACCGGGGCGATATCTACGCTTACCTGAACCTTTGCCCACACCTGGGCATCGAACTCAACTGGCTGCCTGACCGGTTTATGGATCCGGACAACTGTTTCATCCAGTGTGCCACCCACGGCGCCCTGTTTACCGTCGACGACGGCCACTGTATCGCCGGGCCGTGCGCTGGGGATCACCTTTTCCCGTTGTCGCTGCATCGTACGGGGGGCCTGATCAGGATCCTGGCGCCGGACGAACTCAGTCGGTAA
- a CDS encoding pentapeptide repeat-containing protein, which translates to MEEKVRTIDDPLYETLRNENIEAFNQAKARMTEYPSFSHGDFRGLDLRGIDVDDLDLSHAYFRGADLRGIDFSRTNLHGASIAGAKISGCLFPSELHADEIVMSLNHGTRMRYNVGK; encoded by the coding sequence ATGGAAGAAAAAGTACGGACGATAGACGATCCACTCTATGAGACCTTGCGCAACGAGAACATCGAAGCCTTCAACCAGGCCAAGGCCCGCATGACTGAATACCCGAGCTTCTCCCACGGCGATTTCCGCGGGCTGGACCTACGGGGAATCGACGTCGACGACCTCGACCTGAGCCACGCCTATTTTCGGGGTGCGGATCTGCGGGGAATCGATTTCAGCAGGACCAACCTGCATGGCGCGTCCATAGCCGGCGCCAAAATTTCCGGCTGCCTGTTCCCCAGCGAACTGCACGCGGACGAGATCGTCATGTCGCTGAACCATGGCACCCGCATGCGCTATAACGTTGGCAAGTGA
- a CDS encoding AAA family ATPase produces the protein MSSELISALQDPTRYDHPVDAFKVLETHISWVILTGPYAYKIKKPMDFGFLDFSTLERRKHFCEEEIRLNQRLAPDVYVDVLPISGSETDPQVGGTAEPIEYAIRMRQFDQSSLLDGIQERGELTRDMMTSLARQTAAFHKDLPRVPEDKPLGTPEAVYAAMQENFDQIRPLLDDKALLIQVDALEAWTRSTFERMQETIEQRRADGFVRECHGDLHLSNITHYDGKVTVFDCIEFNEPFRWIDTINDLAFLLMDLESRDEFKLATDVLNTYLEYSGDFGGLPLLPLYKAYRAMVRAKIALFTMGNPGLSAEEKKGLLDTYRSYAELADSYGACPNPYLLATTGLSGSGKTVISGELARELGLVRIRSDVERKRLFGLDPLAASKSGVGTDLYSPQANEKTYNHLLQIAGKLLLAGMPVIVDAANLKQAERISFDELANGLGMPFALVYCEAPEELRRQWVRERHGDASEATEELLEQQKTWFEPLTERETSHTVYVHTEADRVAEDLAERIRGHFTLAR, from the coding sequence GTGAGCAGCGAGCTGATCAGCGCCCTTCAGGACCCCACCCGATACGACCACCCGGTCGACGCCTTCAAGGTCCTGGAGACCCACATTTCCTGGGTCATACTCACCGGTCCCTACGCCTACAAGATCAAGAAGCCGATGGACTTCGGTTTCCTCGACTTTTCCACCCTGGAGCGCCGCAAGCATTTCTGCGAAGAGGAAATCCGCCTGAATCAGCGCTTGGCACCGGATGTCTATGTCGACGTCCTGCCAATCAGCGGCAGTGAGACCGATCCGCAGGTTGGCGGCACGGCCGAACCGATCGAATACGCCATCCGCATGCGCCAATTCGACCAATCCAGCCTGCTGGACGGCATCCAGGAACGTGGCGAACTCACCCGGGACATGATGACCAGCCTGGCGCGACAGACCGCTGCGTTCCACAAGGATCTCCCCCGGGTACCGGAGGACAAGCCCCTGGGTACACCGGAAGCCGTCTACGCGGCGATGCAGGAGAATTTCGACCAGATACGTCCGCTGCTGGATGACAAGGCCCTGCTGATTCAGGTAGACGCGCTTGAAGCCTGGACCCGAAGCACCTTCGAGCGCATGCAGGAGACGATCGAACAGCGCCGTGCCGACGGCTTCGTACGTGAGTGCCACGGCGATCTGCATCTGTCCAACATCACGCACTACGACGGCAAGGTCACCGTCTTCGACTGCATTGAGTTCAACGAACCTTTCCGCTGGATCGACACCATCAATGATCTGGCTTTCCTGTTGATGGATCTCGAATCCCGGGACGAATTCAAGCTGGCTACCGACGTGCTGAACACCTACCTGGAATATAGTGGTGATTTCGGCGGCCTACCGTTACTGCCCCTCTACAAGGCCTACAGGGCGATGGTGCGGGCCAAAATCGCACTTTTCACCATGGGCAACCCGGGGCTCAGCGCCGAGGAAAAGAAGGGGCTGCTCGATACCTACCGCAGCTACGCCGAACTGGCCGACAGCTACGGCGCCTGTCCCAACCCTTACCTGCTGGCGACCACCGGTCTCTCCGGCAGTGGCAAGACCGTTATCAGCGGTGAGCTGGCCCGTGAACTTGGACTGGTCCGCATCCGCTCTGACGTGGAACGCAAACGCCTGTTCGGGCTGGATCCGCTAGCAGCCAGCAAATCGGGGGTCGGCACCGATCTCTACAGCCCCCAAGCCAACGAAAAAACCTACAATCACCTGCTCCAAATCGCCGGAAAACTATTGCTCGCAGGTATGCCGGTAATCGTCGATGCCGCCAACCTGAAACAGGCCGAGCGGATAAGCTTTGACGAACTGGCCAACGGCCTCGGCATGCCCTTCGCCCTGGTTTACTGTGAGGCGCCAGAGGAGCTACGGCGGCAGTGGGTCAGGGAACGCCACGGCGATGCCTCAGAAGCGACGGAGGAACTGCTTGAACAGCAGAAGACCTGGTTCGAACCTTTGACCGAGCGGGAAACCAGCCATACGGTCTATGTGCATACCGAGGCGGACCGGGTGGCGGAAGACTTGGCCGAACGCATCCGCGGGCACTTCACGCTGGCCCGCTAG